Proteins encoded within one genomic window of Eurosta solidaginis isolate ZX-2024a chromosome 1, ASM4086904v1, whole genome shotgun sequence:
- the LOC137244681 gene encoding uncharacterized protein, with translation MLLNKCKLKAIFFVHIVIIIYLVSGELYRECDGDDKNQKFVVSYENCAKYIYCDGDYSFDGECLGDYYFNIKAGKCDEPSAVVCSIDKPTEVTSGTDSKENSDSQSDLETQVVALDGAHLKQNISNINDIKNTNNKNNINKNAPNNPNNNINIKLNALVAQQQVKKQPPKSAVFGEIVTGLALSAIDMGYTGANIATYALPPRCPLRYGSDNISYLPNTQSCSSYYTCYNGIAIPMICPQYTYFNQTLSRCERQLNPYCPYHQQVRLICNPGVFDYIPHSRNCSYYYYCSNGYLIILQCPLHFTWHYERRSCVHRSQAKCFTHATAQTMVN, from the exons ATGCTTTTGAATAAATGCAAACTTAAAGCAATATTCTTTGTTCACATCgtaattatcatatatttagtgaGCGGCGAATTATATCGTGAATGTGATGGAGATGACAAAAACCAAAAGTTCGTAGTAAGCTACGAAAACTGCGCTAAATATATTTATTGTGATGGCGATTATTCTTTTGATGGTGAGTGCCTAGGTGATTACTATTTCAATATTAAAGCAGGAAAATGTGACGAACCGTCAGCGGTTGTATGCAGCATTGATAAGCCGACAGAAGTGACCAGCGGTACGGATAGTAAAGAAAATTCAGATAGTCAGAGTGATTTAGAGACTCAAGTAGTCGCGTTAGATGGAGcacatttgaaacaaaatatctCAAACATAAATGACATTAaaaataccaataacaaaaacaacattaacaAAAATGCACCAAACAATcccaataataatattaatatcaaGTTGAATGCCTTGGTTGCTCAGCAGCAAGTTAAAAAGCAACCACCAAAATCCGCCGTGTTTGGTGAAATTGTAACAGGCTTGGCACTAAGTGCCATTGATATGGGTTATACGGGCGCTAATATAGCAACGTACGCTCTACCACCACGATGTCCACTACGCTACGGATCCGACAACATTAGCTACTTACCCAACACCCAATCTTGCTCTTCATACTACACCTGTTACAATGGCATTGCTATACCGATGATTTGTCCGCAGTATACTTACTTTAATCAAACGTTATCTCGTTGTGAACGCCAGCTTAACCCCTATTGTCCA tacCATCAGCAAGTACGCTTGATTTGTAATCCCGGTGTCTTTGACTATATACCACATTCACGTAATTGCAGCTATTATTACTACTGTTCCAATGGTTACCTGATAATCTTACAATGCCCTTTGCATTTTACCTGGCACTATGAGCGTCGTAGCTGCGTTCATCGTTCACAGGCTAAATGCTTTACTCATGCAACCGCACAAACAATGGTCAATTAG